The sequence GCCGAAGTTATCGTCAGACGAGCAAGCACTCATTGACTCCTGCACTGGGAGCAACGCCTTATCTCGCGTGTAATGATTAGCATCGTTCAATGCACATGGATTCTAGTCTTCATAGATAAACCCTGCGGTGGTGTAGGGTAGCTATAGAAGCTGGTGGATGAGCCGGGCAGTAATTATCACCAACGTCCTTCGAGAGTACTATTATACCCAACCTGCGCATTGGGTTAACCATCATGCCCGACGAGAGGCAGACTAAGCAGCGAGCGACGACAAGGCTCCCAAGCACGGTTGCCAGCCTGTTTGAAAGTTCCTCTCTGATTAGGCATGACTGCATACAGCAAACGCCCTCTTTCTTTACCTTTCGATCCCGCGGCTCGTTCCTCGACTTGGCTAACTTGAATTGTTCTACCGTACAAGGCACGAACTCCAACACCGATTTGCTGTCTCCTAGGTAGAGAGCCATTATAACAAAAAACTTAATTGACTAGAAATCAAGTATCCTTAGATTCCCGGATGTCGTTACCCCCCTAACCATCAAGGTATTGCGCGACAGAGAAGTTTGTCAGCGAATCGAACATTTGAATACCTCTTCAAGACCAAGCCCAGAAATCGTGTGCAGCGTTTTGGCGTAATGCATGTGTCCCAGGCAGCCATCCATAAGCCCTCAAGATTGCTTCTTCTTAAGAGACTTTCGCTCCATGGCAAGCGAGCCAGCGATGGTGAGCATCGCCAGTGCCAACGGGATATACAGTGTCTGCACAACAGCATTCTCATATCCAGCAAGAACGCTCCCCAATCTCTCTGGACCGATGCGTTCTCGTAGTCCTGTGAGCCCGGCATCCTGGACCTCCGTAGCATTGGTGCCAGGCGAAGAAGAATGGATTTCATCAACCAGGCGACTCTGGAACATTGTTGCCGAGGCACAGATCCACAAAGCTGAGCCCATACCTGATCCAAAGTTGATAAATGCTCCGCCGAGGGAGACGTCATCGATAGGTAGCACGGCTTGAAGTGCAACTTGCGGACCTTGGAGGCCTAGGCCCACTGCTGCGCCAAGGAAACCTAGAAGAGCAACGCCTTTAGCAACGTGCTCCTCCATGTTGAGAGTGGTAAGTAGCCCAGAAGCGATAGGTGCTAGAACGCTCGACGCCAACATGAAAGCTATTTGATGTTAGTATTGGGCCGATGAGTGGTTGAAGAATGTCTTACGGTAATAATATCCAAACACGGTTGCGCCAACACCGGACATAACCATGGCCACCGCTAGACCACCGATCATAGGAAGAGCGAAAAGACCCGACTGCGTCGGCGAGTAGCCTCGCACACCCTGGAAGTATATAGACATGTAGTACTCGGTCACGGCGAGGACACCTTCAGCGCATGCCGAGTACCAAGTTCCTGCCAAAATACTTCTCTGCTTCCAGATTCTAGGAGGTAGGATGCCATCTTCTTTCTGCACATGTTGCAGGTATCCGAACCCTGCAAACAAGACTGCACAAAGGACAAGGAGCAAGATGATTCGCCAGCTGCCCCAGCCGTACTTTGATCCTCCCCATTGCAGGGCCATGAGAAGACAAGTGATGGCTGGTACAATGAGGATAGTTCCCAAGAGGTTGATCTTCTTTAGCTTTTGCTTTAGAGTCAGTCCCTCGTTCTGGTTGCCGGCAGGGTCATGAATTCCAACGGCTGTCAAAACGATACAAGCGATGCCAAGCGGGACGTTGATACCGAAGCATGCTCTCCACGAAAATGCATCGATCAACGCGCCCCCAATCGTAGGTGCAGAAACCAGGCCCGCGCTCTGAAATGCACCAACGAAGCTGTGCATGAGAGCCTGCTGCGAAAGGGGAAAGCAGTGACGCAAAAGTTTGAAGATGCCGCCGTTGATTGCGCCGCGACCAAGTCCGCTGATGGCACGGCCGAAAATGAAGACGCCAGAGCTCGGGGCGAGGGTGCAGATGAGAGAGCCGATCTCAAAGACCACGAGGCCAATGAGGAAGATGGGCTTCACGGAGAAGAGGGTATAGACTTGGCCAATGCTGAAGACGGGTTAGAAGATCTTTTGACTACATGGAGGCTAAGGTTCATACAAAAAGACAAAAGCGCTCATGGTCATGCCACTAAAGATTGTGTTAGAATCTCTTCCGTCAGATGAGGGGATTCTTACTATGCAGCCGAGTACCATCCGATATCTGATATCGTCTGGAACTGGTCGGTGAGGCTGGGGACGGTAACGGCGACAATAGTAAGGTCCTGCAAGACCCGTGAGCAAAGTAAATGGATGATGCTGTGCTAAAACGATATTTATTACAGTCGGATAGGTTCAAATACTCACCAGACCGCTGAGAAAGCAGGCAATGCACAGTGAGGCCATCGTTGACCACAACTTCCATCCTTTGGGATAGACAATTCCACTTCGCGCGTTGTCATCTTCTTGGATCTCGAATTGCTCGGTAGGCATGGCCGGCTGTGTCAGGCTGGCACGCCCTTGGGAGACCACTTGGGACAGTTCGTGAGGTGTTTCCGTCGCCATGATTCACCAGTAATGTGTGCAATGACAAGAATTGAAGGAACGATGGCACAGAAAAACTGCGGGGGATCGACGTTTTGATCTCAAAGGACACGCCAGGGCTGCGTAAGGTTATCCGGGGTCGATTTGCCTGATTTGTTAAGTGCTTATTCCAACATTCTGGCTAAATAGAGGTCTGACGCGGCGAGGACCGCTTACCCACTCCGATACACCCTGACTGCATAAGATGACGACAACCAAGTACAAACCGGAAGTGAAGGTTTACAGGACAGAGGTTGTCAGGATACCAGGCACCGAGGATTGTTGTAACCAATGACGTCTCCATCGGCTACAatatcaaagaacacaataATAAACACATCACAGCATTAAAACCCAATGCTGCCAAAACCACAACGCTGAGGCACCCAGGATACCGCCAAGAATTGAATCAAAGAAAGCAATGCCTACATGACTGGACAAAAAATATCTCGTGTTCCTAGTTACCATACCTACCTAGGTGTGCTACTGCCTTTTCATAGAATCCAAGAAGGTGCTAGCCGAGAAAGCCAAGAGCACAATTCGTTCTCAATACAAGACCGTCATTAACCCAGAACGCCCTACATGGCCATGAGATTGAGTCTCTCAACTCTCAACCACTTTGAATCCTAAGCATCACAAACAAAGATCTATCAAGTAGTCCATACAGCTCACGTCAAGAACAACCCCACGATCTCTGCAGTCGCGAATAATACCCGCCACGTACTGTCGGCGGAGCTCCTTCTCCGCAGCATCACCTTGGAATTTGTCCTTCGCAAATCGTACGTGTTTTTCTGCCAAAGCTCCAAATGCGCATTCTCTCATCACATTTCCTATCTTGTTCGAAGGAAACTTGTGCCCGCGCAGGATTAGCTCCTTCGACTCGCTCCAGTTCACTGCTCGTGCTGCCTGCCGCCATTCGTCCCAAGACTCGCTCTTTGCGACGTCATCATCTCCAGGCTCCGGGCTATCTGCGGTCTCCCGTTTCCGTAGGTCTGCTTCGAGCATCGTTCGTGCCCCTTTATCGATAGGAAACATCTCTGCTGCCGCGAAAAGCGCACATTTGCCAGAAAAGTCCCGCTGCCAAGGGTCGGCGCCATGCTCAAGGAGAACAGTCAATATCCTCTCGATGACTGGTGGCTTGCTTTTGTTGCACTGCAATAGGAGAAGGATTGCAGATTTTCCCAAGTGGTCTTGGTGATTAGGATTTGCGCCACGCTGAAGAAGAGCTGCTATGAAGTCCCCGATATCTCCACTTCCCCACCATAT comes from Fusarium falciforme chromosome 11, complete sequence and encodes:
- a CDS encoding MFS domain-containing protein, which encodes MATETPHELSQVVSQGRASLTQPAMPTEQFEIQEDDNARSGIVYPKGWKLWSTMASLCIACFLSGLDLTIVAVTVPSLTDQFQTISDIGCGMTMSAFVFFIGQVYTLFSVKPIFLIGLVVFEIGSLICTLAPSSGVFIFGRAISGLGRGAINGGIFKLLRHCFPLSQQALMHSFVGAFQSAGLVSAPTIGGALIDAFSWRACFGINVPLGIACIVLTAVGIHDPAGNQNEGLTLKQKLKKINLLGTILIVPAITCLLMALQWGGSKYGWGSWRIILLLVLCAVLFAGFGYLQHVQKEDGILPPRIWKQRSILAGTWYSACAEGVLAVTEYYMSIYFQGVRGYSPTQSGLFALPMIGGLAVAMVMSGVGATVFGYYYPFMLASSVLAPIASGLLTTLNMEEHVAKGVALLGFLGAAVGLGLQGPQVALQAVLPIDDVSLGGAFINFGSGMGSALWICASATMFQSRLVDEIHSSSPGTNATEVQDAGLTGLRERIGPERLGSVLAGYENAVVQTLYIPLALAMLTIAGSLAMERKSLKKKQS